The proteins below are encoded in one region of Solidesulfovibrio sp.:
- the brxL gene encoding protease Lon-related BREX system protein BrxL: MSNEQTPARDTLDDKVNRIFAGKVVRKDLVRKVKVGANVPVFVLEYLLGKYCASSDEMAIQMGLQVVNDTLADNYIRPDESTKAQSKVKESHKHTFIDKVKVRLVDSQYWAEVMNFGHKNVHIPDHYVRDFDRLLTGGIWAQIDMRFEYDDESKGKNPFWIDKLTPIQLATFDLEEYRRLRSEFTTDEWLDLILRSMGYEPAVMERRLKVLFLTRLIPLCERNFNLVELGPRGTGKSYAVQEISPYAALLTGPTTVANLFGQQQGRYKGMVQIWDAIGFDEVGDLQKMPKEVITMMKTFCESGQFQRGQEAMAGYASIAMFGNTQQPVDVMVQTGHLFAPMPDVIRDDMAFIDRLHFYLPGWEVPKMRNEHFTDHYGFVVDYLAEALRDLRKHNFTEIIDHHFSLGAHLNARDRKAVRRTVSGLVKILHPHGQVSREDLGEILELALEGRRRVKEQLKKMGSFEYYQTSFSYLVSETGEERFVGVPEQGGRDLISSNPLPPGTIYTASVSGDGTVGLYRVEVSLSSGTGKLKPAGGISGEMKESVSRAFSHLLANKNAFGVGREFDTSDFHVESIDLLGNKVVAEVGVAFFIAAYSALRRAAPQPGLLVLGDMSIQGNVKPVRSLVEPLQVAMDNGAKRALIPIENKRQFLEVSPDVLEKVDPIFFGDIRQAAFKSLGLN; the protein is encoded by the coding sequence ATGAGCAACGAACAGACGCCCGCAAGAGACACTCTCGACGACAAGGTCAACCGGATTTTCGCCGGCAAAGTCGTGCGCAAGGACCTAGTCCGCAAGGTCAAGGTCGGTGCGAACGTCCCAGTTTTTGTGCTTGAGTACCTGCTCGGTAAGTACTGCGCCTCCAGCGACGAAATGGCGATCCAGATGGGCTTGCAGGTCGTCAATGACACGCTGGCCGATAACTACATACGTCCGGATGAGAGTACGAAGGCGCAAAGCAAGGTCAAGGAGAGCCACAAGCACACGTTCATTGATAAGGTGAAGGTCCGTCTCGTTGATTCGCAGTATTGGGCCGAGGTGATGAATTTCGGACATAAGAATGTCCACATCCCCGACCACTACGTGCGCGACTTCGATCGGCTGCTCACCGGTGGCATCTGGGCACAGATCGACATGCGCTTCGAGTACGACGATGAGTCCAAGGGCAAGAACCCATTCTGGATTGATAAGCTCACACCGATTCAGCTCGCAACGTTCGACCTTGAGGAATACCGGAGGCTCCGCAGCGAATTCACGACCGACGAGTGGCTCGACCTTATTTTGCGCAGCATGGGCTACGAGCCCGCCGTGATGGAACGGCGGCTCAAGGTGCTATTCCTGACGCGCCTAATACCGCTATGTGAGCGCAACTTCAATCTCGTCGAGCTCGGGCCCCGTGGCACCGGGAAAAGCTACGCCGTCCAAGAGATCTCTCCTTACGCAGCACTGCTCACAGGGCCGACCACTGTGGCCAACCTCTTCGGCCAGCAGCAGGGGCGCTATAAGGGGATGGTACAGATATGGGACGCCATTGGCTTCGACGAAGTCGGCGACCTCCAGAAAATGCCTAAGGAGGTCATCACCATGATGAAAACCTTCTGCGAGTCCGGACAGTTCCAGCGAGGACAGGAGGCGATGGCCGGCTATGCCAGCATCGCCATGTTCGGTAACACGCAGCAACCTGTCGACGTGATGGTGCAGACTGGGCATCTCTTCGCCCCCATGCCGGACGTAATTCGCGACGACATGGCTTTCATTGACCGGCTGCATTTCTATCTGCCTGGCTGGGAAGTGCCGAAGATGCGCAATGAGCACTTCACAGATCACTACGGCTTTGTCGTGGACTATCTGGCCGAGGCTCTCCGCGATTTGCGAAAGCACAACTTCACGGAGATCATCGACCACCACTTCTCACTTGGTGCCCATCTAAACGCTCGCGACCGCAAAGCCGTGCGGCGCACCGTGTCGGGCCTGGTGAAGATCCTTCATCCCCACGGCCAGGTGTCCCGTGAGGATCTCGGCGAGATCCTGGAACTCGCCCTTGAAGGACGAAGGCGAGTAAAAGAGCAGCTCAAGAAGATGGGCTCCTTTGAATACTACCAGACCTCGTTTAGCTACCTGGTGAGTGAAACCGGAGAGGAGCGCTTTGTCGGAGTTCCCGAACAGGGCGGCCGCGATCTCATTTCCTCCAACCCACTACCGCCAGGCACCATCTACACGGCCTCGGTTAGCGGCGACGGCACTGTTGGGCTCTACCGCGTCGAGGTCAGCCTCTCTTCAGGAACAGGCAAGCTGAAACCTGCTGGTGGAATTTCAGGGGAAATGAAGGAGTCGGTCAGCCGCGCGTTTAGCCACCTTCTCGCGAACAAGAACGCGTTCGGAGTGGGGAGAGAATTCGATACATCCGATTTCCACGTCGAATCCATCGACCTCCTGGGCAACAAGGTCGTGGCAGAAGTCGGCGTAGCCTTCTTCATAGCTGCTTACTCAGCGTTGCGGCGGGCGGCTCCGCAGCCGGGCCTCTTGGTCCTCGGGGACATGAGCATCCAAGGAAACGTCAAACCTGTACGATCACTCGTCGAGCCGCTTCAAGTCGCGATGGATAACGGTGCTAAGCGTGCGCTTATCCCCATCGAGAACAAGCGGCAGTTCCTCGAGGTTAGCCCAGATGTTTTGGAGAAAGTGGACCCTATCTTCTTTGGCGACATTCGGCAGGCGGCGTTTAAGTCGCTGGGGCTGAACTAG
- a CDS encoding PglZ domain-containing protein, producing the protein MHLFHEYLVQQLDDMLKKSLVVVFYDPRIEFLPFFDRELPEVGKGYCDLPQVFIGDRLTYLARYTGSFFGLRAAVEPITSHDKPEPLVIYLAGVARDRQTSVLMELEKGGVCYEPQLKRLALNVLRKKFTDGQIDEMLRPATVTYEDIVSFLAQAGDGAQASVLRTLFGGEKSEVIIAAWLADESKDSSIEEKEARPELLKLIKVRLGLDLPESSSVTEAREKTLRYVLVGEFRSDLSCEPPATISMVPGVSGLEQIERLREVAETLRLKHPEQYVALANKAAADLNLESADINAAHLGKIDTFRFEERHLLGHAGELIATKRYDDAVLIVADRGRSFWVDRSMRRQAQWELSRLMAELGQEIERIRPSMGKTGSNPAYWVSAYAGNEGWYKVDALQRSLETWAAKMDEEPETEKALAVVRREHEELLKRMAEGFIKALSGAGWTVSGLLHQTQIYPEVVQTMGGPTAYFLVDAFRFEMGVDLAKQLQGSRDLSVRPAIAALPTITPVGMAALLPGSSASFTVVDHNGKLGASVEGAVMPSLNERLKYLKAKVPDVAELTLGKLLGTPPSKLGQLVGDASLVMVRSQEIDFMGEMDGDLLARQVMDTIIGNIARAVKKLATAGIENFVITADHGHQFSIRKDEDMRTDNPGGDTLDIHRRCWIGRGGATPPGTIRVTGAELGYQTDLDFVFPTSLGVLKAGGGLGFHHGGCSLQELIIPVLSLRMQSHKSKLTKKNVVQLCSLPDKITNRTFGVRVVVMPSLLTVDLIALRVVLVSGSEQVGQAGMVVGADFDRASGVLKIKPGSEASIGLMLTRDDCTTIRVVVQEPTTDAVLDQSGELPVKLGI; encoded by the coding sequence ATGCACCTATTCCACGAGTACCTGGTCCAACAACTCGACGACATGCTGAAGAAGAGCTTGGTGGTTGTCTTTTACGACCCGAGGATCGAGTTTTTGCCTTTCTTCGACCGTGAGCTCCCCGAAGTCGGAAAGGGCTATTGCGACCTACCGCAGGTATTCATCGGCGACCGGCTCACTTACTTAGCTAGGTACACAGGCAGCTTCTTCGGTTTACGCGCGGCTGTCGAGCCTATCACATCGCACGACAAGCCCGAACCGCTCGTCATCTACCTGGCCGGCGTTGCTCGTGACCGCCAGACATCGGTGTTAATGGAGCTGGAGAAAGGAGGAGTTTGCTACGAACCACAGCTCAAGCGCCTTGCTCTCAATGTACTGCGCAAGAAGTTTACCGACGGTCAGATTGACGAGATGCTCCGCCCGGCCACGGTGACCTACGAAGATATCGTCTCGTTCCTCGCGCAAGCAGGGGATGGTGCCCAGGCCTCGGTTCTACGTACGCTCTTTGGTGGCGAAAAGAGTGAGGTGATAATCGCGGCATGGCTGGCGGATGAGTCCAAGGATTCCTCAATCGAAGAAAAAGAAGCGAGGCCGGAGCTGCTCAAGCTCATCAAGGTCCGTCTGGGGCTCGATTTACCAGAGTCTTCAAGCGTCACCGAGGCGCGAGAGAAGACCTTGCGCTACGTCCTCGTCGGTGAGTTTCGGTCCGACCTGAGTTGCGAGCCACCGGCGACGATCAGCATGGTACCCGGCGTAAGCGGTTTGGAGCAGATCGAGCGGCTGCGAGAGGTCGCCGAGACGCTCCGTTTGAAGCATCCGGAACAGTACGTGGCTCTGGCAAACAAGGCGGCCGCGGACCTCAACCTTGAGAGCGCAGATATTAATGCCGCCCACCTTGGCAAAATCGACACCTTCCGTTTTGAAGAACGTCACCTGCTCGGCCACGCTGGCGAACTCATCGCGACCAAGCGATACGATGATGCCGTCCTCATCGTCGCTGATAGAGGCCGCAGCTTCTGGGTCGATCGTTCCATGCGACGACAGGCTCAGTGGGAACTATCCCGGCTGATGGCTGAGCTCGGGCAAGAGATCGAACGCATCCGACCGAGCATGGGAAAAACGGGTTCGAATCCTGCCTACTGGGTGAGTGCCTATGCCGGCAATGAAGGCTGGTATAAGGTCGATGCGCTGCAGCGCAGCCTCGAAACCTGGGCGGCGAAGATGGATGAAGAACCTGAGACCGAGAAGGCGCTCGCGGTCGTGCGGCGCGAACACGAAGAGCTCCTCAAACGTATGGCCGAAGGCTTCATCAAAGCGTTATCAGGAGCAGGCTGGACCGTGTCTGGACTTCTTCACCAGACCCAGATTTACCCCGAGGTGGTCCAGACAATGGGCGGCCCCACCGCTTACTTCCTTGTTGACGCTTTTCGCTTCGAGATGGGCGTTGACCTGGCGAAACAGCTCCAAGGATCACGAGACCTTTCTGTTCGCCCGGCCATCGCTGCTCTACCGACGATCACGCCGGTGGGAATGGCCGCCCTCCTTCCAGGATCGTCAGCAAGCTTCACGGTCGTGGACCACAATGGGAAGCTCGGGGCGAGTGTCGAGGGTGCGGTCATGCCTAGCTTGAACGAGCGCCTGAAATACCTAAAGGCCAAAGTGCCAGACGTGGCAGAGCTCACCCTAGGCAAGCTTCTCGGAACTCCTCCATCCAAGCTCGGCCAGCTCGTCGGAGATGCATCCCTCGTGATGGTTCGCTCCCAGGAGATCGACTTCATGGGAGAGATGGATGGCGATCTCCTCGCGCGCCAAGTGATGGACACAATCATCGGCAACATCGCCCGCGCCGTGAAGAAACTCGCTACGGCCGGCATCGAGAACTTCGTCATTACCGCCGACCACGGACACCAGTTCTCGATTCGCAAGGATGAGGACATGCGCACCGACAACCCCGGTGGCGACACGCTCGACATTCACAGACGCTGCTGGATCGGTCGTGGCGGGGCAACGCCTCCCGGAACAATCCGCGTTACCGGCGCGGAGCTCGGGTACCAGACCGACTTGGACTTCGTGTTCCCGACAAGCCTGGGTGTCTTAAAAGCAGGCGGCGGCCTTGGCTTCCACCACGGCGGATGTAGTCTGCAGGAGCTGATCATCCCGGTGCTGAGTCTACGCATGCAATCGCATAAGTCCAAGCTGACCAAGAAAAACGTGGTCCAGCTATGCAGCCTCCCGGATAAGATCACGAACCGAACCTTCGGCGTCCGCGTGGTTGTGATGCCGAGCTTGTTAACAGTCGATCTGATCGCATTGCGCGTAGTGCTCGTTTCCGGCAGCGAGCAAGTCGGCCAGGCGGGCATGGTCGTTGGTGCCGATTTCGACCGGGCGAGCGGCGTGCTGAAGATTAAACCAGGCTCCGAAGCAAGCATTGGGCTAATGCTCACTCGGGATGACTGCACCACTATCCGTGTGGTGGTGCAGGAACCCACTACAGATGCGGTGCTTGACCAGTCTGGCGAGTTGCCGGTCAAGCTAGGGATTTAA
- the pglX gene encoding BREX-1 system adenine-specific DNA-methyltransferase PglX: MDKETRNRIQRATQAARALLEREYGEQLDGVYDIRLDGTIATEPGSHLDAEQRVLRTKLVAAVEHERAAGHRPAEAVAQYLRRVAFTTLNRFVALKMLEARGLVQECVSRFDQSAGFKEFTGLAPGLVQLPDHGYRLYIESLFDEIGREVQVLFDRRDPASLLWPRRQTLFDLLAIVNATELTVVWGEDETIGWVYQYFNSDEERRQMRAVSQMPRNSRELAVRNQFFTPRCVVQFLTDNTLGRIWYEMRQGETKLRDLAYIVRRPNEVFLADGEQANNQDESADNDLSQEELLTKTVQVPLRIKKDPRDLKILDPACGSGHFLLYAFDLLERIYEESWSDHESPNSDATGQTIREDYQNLEDLRREAPKLIVEHNLHGIDIDPRAVQIAALALWMRAQKTWKLLGLKAGGRPRIARSNIVTAEPMPGEEDMRREFTAGIKPRVLGQIVDEVFEKMKFAGEAGSLLKIEDEIKDAVAAASQQWREAPKPEQQLLFFPGMIGIRPRQQALRFDVEGITDECFWEQAEDRILDTLREYAERAENGRAGRRRLFAEDAARGFAFINLCRKRYDVVLMNPPFGLVPQRVFEYLQAAYIDTYVDVYGSFVARGALLSPRGRVGAITSRSFLVSKKLERWRKNQLIDHIDMLVDLGKGVMDDAFIDSAMYILDGRLQPSPFIRAADMRRCNGDLGNALRSTVAGYGLLPALRADLRRLPGSKLLYFLSGHLAEILREAQPFEPTAGTVRKGMTTFDDFRFLRLIWEVPANCIGEKWERFAKGGEYANYYTTVHLCVNREKQGAELAEVNRLVNGQVAQSRQGSSFYYRAGSQYTGRSQKGFSSRAVPAGCVMSSNAPMVIIQSDTSDGYVLGWVNSRLVRSLIQMQAMDNDFVPGILKSLPWVSPDISVERTVAENSVQLTLTYREMALFDETEPLFSGSYLSKALKRTVADFTHQVACEFQEKQRNIRDRQNIVSDAIDRLYEFDSVGFGEDVLERNIIEEVTEEPPSSKSCATSIISWAVGACLGRWDMRLLLDELIVPRLSGPFDPLPVCPPGMLIGPDGLPAEPNCIVSEEWLRARPNANTLPPEGSVKTPTISAGEYPLRVSWSGILVDDSGHDEDIVGRIRHLLESMWKESALEIEHEVCESLGIRTLRDYFRKSANGSFIDDHIKRYSKSRRKAPIYWQLSTPVINYSVWLYCHRLTRDTMYRVLNDFIAPKIKHEERKLTRLIQDSVANPTASQRKGLDDQERVVAELRQFHEEVALIAPLWNPDLNDGVIINFAPLWRLVPHHKSWQKECKACWDKLVTGDLDWAHLAMHLWPERVVPKCANDRSLAIAHDLEDVFWGEGAGGKWKPKRVPIDTVDRLIAERTSVSVKAALKSLLEARAPSADREGRRRSASPRRTVTDKARHVAPASADGLGETAINQVREVIAAAVDGVSKADVVAATGFSAGQWNTVINALLSQGLVTKTGERRGARYHIVNNSRGEDSANASK, encoded by the coding sequence ATGGACAAGGAAACACGCAACCGCATCCAGCGCGCAACTCAGGCTGCCCGGGCGCTCCTTGAGCGCGAGTACGGTGAGCAACTTGACGGTGTCTACGACATCCGCCTAGACGGCACCATCGCCACAGAACCCGGCAGTCATCTGGATGCCGAGCAGCGAGTGTTGCGCACCAAGCTCGTGGCGGCAGTCGAGCACGAGCGGGCGGCCGGACACAGGCCTGCGGAGGCGGTAGCGCAGTACCTACGCAGGGTAGCCTTCACCACGCTCAACCGCTTTGTGGCGCTTAAAATGCTCGAAGCAAGAGGCCTCGTGCAGGAGTGTGTGTCCCGTTTTGATCAGTCCGCGGGCTTCAAAGAGTTCACCGGCCTTGCCCCAGGGCTGGTACAGCTTCCTGATCACGGCTACCGCCTCTACATCGAGAGCCTCTTCGATGAGATCGGCCGCGAGGTGCAAGTACTTTTCGACCGCAGAGATCCTGCGAGTCTCCTTTGGCCACGCAGACAGACGCTTTTTGATCTTCTTGCCATCGTAAACGCCACCGAGTTAACGGTAGTGTGGGGTGAAGATGAAACTATCGGCTGGGTTTATCAGTATTTCAATAGCGATGAAGAGCGTCGTCAGATGCGCGCTGTATCACAAATGCCGCGTAACAGCCGTGAACTAGCTGTCCGAAACCAATTCTTCACGCCCCGTTGTGTGGTGCAATTCCTGACGGATAACACACTCGGCCGCATCTGGTACGAGATGCGTCAGGGTGAGACAAAGCTCCGCGACCTAGCTTACATCGTGCGTCGTCCGAACGAGGTCTTTCTTGCCGATGGTGAACAAGCGAACAATCAAGACGAAAGCGCTGATAATGATCTGAGCCAGGAAGAACTGCTCACGAAGACAGTCCAAGTGCCTTTGAGAATTAAAAAAGATCCACGTGACCTCAAGATCCTCGACCCTGCGTGTGGGTCAGGCCACTTCCTACTGTATGCTTTCGATCTACTGGAACGGATTTACGAAGAATCCTGGAGCGATCACGAAAGCCCGAATTCCGACGCCACCGGCCAGACGATTAGGGAGGACTACCAGAACCTCGAAGACCTGCGCCGGGAGGCCCCGAAGCTGATCGTTGAACACAACCTGCACGGCATCGACATCGACCCGCGTGCGGTACAGATCGCGGCCCTCGCGCTCTGGATGCGGGCGCAGAAAACCTGGAAACTACTCGGACTTAAAGCCGGCGGGCGTCCGCGCATTGCCAGATCAAACATCGTCACCGCTGAACCTATGCCGGGCGAGGAGGACATGCGCCGGGAGTTCACCGCAGGCATAAAGCCCCGGGTCCTGGGACAAATCGTGGATGAGGTGTTCGAGAAGATGAAATTCGCGGGCGAAGCGGGTTCACTCCTGAAAATCGAAGATGAGATTAAGGACGCCGTGGCTGCGGCTAGTCAACAATGGCGGGAAGCTCCAAAGCCCGAACAACAACTCCTCTTTTTCCCCGGCATGATCGGAATACGCCCAAGACAACAGGCACTGCGCTTCGATGTGGAGGGCATCACCGACGAGTGCTTCTGGGAGCAGGCGGAAGACCGCATCCTGGATACGTTACGAGAGTATGCCGAGCGAGCAGAAAATGGCCGAGCAGGCCGCCGCAGACTGTTTGCTGAGGACGCAGCACGTGGCTTCGCCTTTATCAACCTGTGCAGAAAACGCTATGACGTGGTGCTGATGAATCCGCCATTCGGGTTGGTGCCTCAGCGTGTGTTTGAGTACCTCCAAGCGGCGTATATCGACACGTATGTTGATGTCTACGGTTCTTTTGTTGCTCGTGGTGCGCTCTTATCGCCACGAGGTCGCGTCGGAGCAATCACGTCCAGGTCATTCCTTGTTTCCAAGAAGCTGGAAAGATGGCGAAAAAATCAACTGATAGACCATATCGATATGCTCGTCGACCTTGGAAAGGGAGTGATGGATGACGCATTCATAGATAGCGCGATGTATATACTTGACGGAAGACTACAACCATCACCGTTCATTAGGGCTGCCGACATGAGACGCTGCAACGGTGACCTGGGCAATGCCCTCCGTTCAACCGTTGCAGGCTATGGTCTGCTCCCTGCCCTTCGGGCGGACCTGCGGCGGCTTCCTGGCAGCAAGTTGCTCTACTTCTTATCGGGACATTTAGCGGAGATTCTCAGGGAAGCCCAACCATTCGAACCAACTGCCGGCACTGTTCGAAAGGGAATGACCACCTTTGACGATTTCAGATTCCTGCGCCTCATCTGGGAAGTTCCCGCTAACTGCATAGGGGAAAAGTGGGAAAGATTTGCCAAGGGAGGGGAGTACGCCAATTACTATACGACAGTTCACCTATGTGTTAATCGCGAAAAGCAAGGTGCTGAGCTTGCTGAAGTCAACAGGCTGGTGAATGGGCAGGTTGCACAAAGTCGTCAGGGGTCATCGTTTTACTATCGAGCAGGAAGTCAATACACAGGAAGAAGCCAGAAAGGCTTCTCGTCCCGGGCTGTTCCAGCTGGCTGCGTGATGTCAAGCAACGCCCCGATGGTCATTATACAATCTGATACCAGTGATGGATATGTTCTTGGATGGGTTAATAGTCGACTAGTTCGGTCGCTGATTCAAATGCAGGCAATGGACAATGACTTCGTTCCTGGAATCCTAAAGAGTCTTCCTTGGGTCTCCCCGGACATCTCGGTCGAAAGGACAGTGGCAGAGAACAGTGTGCAACTCACATTGACTTATCGAGAGATGGCGTTGTTCGACGAAACAGAACCACTATTCTCCGGAAGCTATTTGTCGAAGGCCTTAAAAAGAACGGTTGCAGATTTTACTCATCAAGTCGCCTGCGAGTTTCAGGAGAAACAAAGGAATATCCGAGACCGACAAAATATAGTTTCAGATGCAATTGATCGACTCTATGAGTTCGACTCAGTCGGGTTCGGAGAAGACGTTTTAGAAAGAAATATTATCGAAGAGGTAACTGAGGAGCCTCCGAGCAGCAAGAGCTGTGCAACAAGTATCATCAGTTGGGCAGTGGGGGCATGTCTTGGGCGATGGGATATGCGCCTCCTCCTGGACGAGTTGATTGTTCCAAGGCTCTCTGGCCCCTTTGATCCATTGCCTGTCTGTCCACCGGGGATGCTGATCGGTCCAGATGGGTTGCCTGCGGAACCGAACTGCATTGTTAGTGAGGAATGGCTCCGCGCCCGACCGAACGCGAATACGCTGCCCCCCGAGGGCTCAGTTAAGACCCCGACCATCTCCGCAGGCGAATACCCTCTGCGCGTTTCCTGGAGCGGTATCCTAGTTGATGACTCGGGGCATGATGAGGACATCGTTGGTCGGATTCGTCATCTACTGGAGAGTATGTGGAAAGAGAGCGCTTTAGAAATCGAGCATGAGGTTTGTGAGAGCCTGGGTATTAGAACACTCCGCGACTATTTCCGCAAATCTGCCAATGGCAGCTTTATAGATGACCATATCAAACGCTACTCGAAGAGCAGACGAAAGGCACCGATTTACTGGCAACTGTCCACTCCTGTGATAAATTATTCTGTTTGGCTCTACTGCCACCGCCTTACGCGCGATACGATGTACCGTGTACTTAATGACTTTATAGCGCCCAAGATCAAGCATGAGGAACGCAAGTTAACGAGGTTGATACAAGACTCAGTGGCTAATCCGACAGCGAGCCAGCGCAAAGGACTCGATGACCAGGAACGGGTAGTCGCTGAACTACGCCAGTTTCACGAGGAAGTTGCCCTTATTGCTCCACTCTGGAACCCAGATCTCAACGACGGCGTGATCATCAACTTCGCACCGCTCTGGCGGCTCGTGCCCCATCACAAATCCTGGCAGAAGGAATGCAAGGCCTGCTGGGACAAACTCGTAACTGGCGACTTGGACTGGGCTCACTTGGCCATGCATCTTTGGCCTGAAAGGGTTGTACCCAAGTGCGCAAACGATCGCAGTCTGGCCATCGCCCACGACCTCGAAGATGTCTTTTGGGGAGAAGGAGCCGGCGGCAAGTGGAAGCCAAAGAGGGTGCCAATAGACACAGTCGATCGCCTCATAGCGGAGCGCACCTCGGTGTCGGTTAAGGCCGCACTCAAAAGCCTGCTCGAAGCGCGGGCTCCCAGCGCGGATAGGGAGGGACGCAGACGAAGCGCGTCACCGCGCCGAACTGTCACCGACAAGGCGCGCCATGTCGCGCCAGCATCTGCGGACGGACTAGGTGAGACAGCAATCAACCAAGTGCGGGAGGTGATTGCCGCAGCTGTAGACGGCGTAAGTAAGGCCGATGTTGTCGCTGCGACTGGCTTCAGTGCCGGGCAGTGGAACACCGTCATCAATGCGCTCCTTTCTCAGGGGCTTGTAACGAAAACAGGCGAGCGTCGTGGTGCCAGATACCACATCGTGAACAACTCACGCGGGGAGGACAGCGCCAATGCCTCTAAATGA